A stretch of the Chelonoidis abingdonii isolate Lonesome George chromosome 11, CheloAbing_2.0, whole genome shotgun sequence genome encodes the following:
- the SNRPA gene encoding U1 small nuclear ribonucleoprotein A — MAVPETRPNHTIYINNLNEKIKKDELKKSLYAIFSQFGQILDILVSRSLKMRGQAFVIFKEISSATNALRSMQGFPFYDKPMRIQYAKSDSDIISKMKGTYVERDRKREKRKPKGPETPVVKKQMPGAAAPVAAAVQGAVPGMPPMNQAPRMMHHMAGQPPYMPPPGMIPPPGMTPGGIAPGAMPPQQMMPGQMPPTQPLSENPPNHILFLTNLPEETNELMLSMLFNQFPGFKEVRLVPGRHDIAFVEFDNEVQAGAARDALQGFKITQSNAMKISFAKK, encoded by the exons ATGGCCGTCCCGGAAACCCGCCCCAATCACACCATCTACATCAACAACCTCAATGAGAAGATCAAGAAGGATG AGCTGAAGAAATCCTTGTACGCCATCTTCTCCCAGTTTGGCCAGATCCTGGATATCCTGGTGTCCCGGAGCCTGAAGATGAGGGGACAAGCCTTTGTCATCTTCAAGGAGATCAGCAGCGCCACCAATGCCTTGAGGTCCATGCAGGGGTTCCCCTTCTACGACAAGCCGATG AGGATCCAGTATGCCAAGTCAGACTCCGACATCATCTCAAAAATGAAAGGCACCTACGTGGAGCGTGACCGCAAGCGGGAGAAGAGGAAGCCTAAAGGCCCTGAGACGCCCGTCGTCAAGAAACAAatgcctggggcagctgctccggTGGCAGCTGCAGTGCAAGGAGCTGTCCCT GGAATGCCGCCAATGAACCAGGCCCCCCGCATGATGCACCACATGGCAGGCCAGCCTCCATACATGCCCCCTCCGGGTATGATCCCCCCACCTGGCATGACTCCTGGAGGAATCGCGCCAGGGGCCATGCCCCCTCAGCAGATGATGCCTGGCCAGATGCCACCTACCCAGCCG CTCTCTGAGAACCCTCCCAATCACATCCTCTTCCTTACCAACCTGCCCGAGGAGACCAACGAGCTGATGCTGTCCATGCTCTTCAATCA GTTCCCGGGGTTCAAGGAGGTGCGGCTGGTGCCTGGGCGGCACGACATCGCTTTTGTGGAGTTTGATAACGAGGTGCAGGCTGGAGCCGCCCGCGACGCCCTCCAGGGCTTCAAGATCACACAGAGCAATGCTATGAAGATTTCCTTTGCCAAGAAGTGA
- the LOC116833868 gene encoding rho-related GTP-binding protein RhoU-like: MPPQGLLPGYPPVPPHRPGPGLGLGLELELELQCVLLGDGAVGKTSLALSYSANGYPARYVPTALDRFSAVVQVDSTPVRLHLCDTAGQDEFDMLRRLCYPKADVFLLCFSVVAPTSFQNVGEKWVPELCRLCPAAPLLLVGTQCDLRQDVQVLIQLARRREKPVAEPAARALAQKVGAVGYVECSALTQQNLKEVFDTAILAGLRHAEARSRQARSTASKVRTLSKAWWKKYVCVR; the protein is encoded by the exons ATGCCCCCGCAGGGGCTGCTGCCCGGGTACCCGCCGGTGCCCCCGCACCGGCCCGGgcccgggctggggctggggctggagctggagctggagctgcagtgCGTCCTGCTGGGGGACGGCGCGGTGGGCAAGACGAGCCTGGCGCTGAGCTACAGCGCCAACGGGTACCCGGCCCGCTACGTGCCCACGGCGCTGGACCGCTTCTCGG CCGTGGTGCAGGTGGACAGCACCCCCGTGAGGCTGCACCTCTGTGATACAGCGGGGCAG GACGAGTTTGACATGCTGCGGCGGCTCTGCTACCCCAAGGCAGATGTCTTCCTCCTCTGCTTCAGCGTGGtggcccccacctccttccaGAACGTGGGGGAGAAATGGGTGCCGGAGCTGTGCCGGCTCTGCCCCGCTGCCCCCCTGCTGCTGGTGGGCACCCAGTGCGACCTGCGCCAGGACGTCCAGGTGCTCATCCAGCTGGCCCGGCGCCGGGAGAAGCCAGTGGCCGAGCCGGCGGCCCGGGCGCTGGCCCAGAAAGTGGGGGCTGTGGGCTACGTGGAGTGCTCGGCGCTGACCCAGCAGAACCTCAAGGAGGTGTTCGACACGGCCATCCTGGCAGGGCTGCGGCATGCTGAGGCCCGGAGCCGGCAGGCGCGGAGCACAGCCAGCAAGGTGCGGACGCTCTCCAAGGCCTGGTGGAAGAAGTATGTCTGTGTGCGGTAG